Sequence from the Maribacter aquivivus genome:
CAGCTTCGGATTAAAGAAATCGCTTTTCAATTTTATGCACGGTATTGGTTTTGATATGAGCTTGCAAGATTGGTTCGATTTTGAGATTCCGCCTTCAACGATTTCCGCAGATTATATTTACAATTGTCTGCAACAAGAACTTGTTCTGAATACAAAATCTACGGCTAAAATAGCATGGATAGGACCAATGCCTATTGCCAATGAACGTGTGAAGAAGAAAAAAGGCATGACTTGGCAGCAATTGGAATTGGGTTTTCATACTAAGTCAGATATGTATGAAATAATAGTAGATAAGGATAAAGGAGGATGGTTGCTTGCTACTCTAGAACAATTGAAACCTGAGAATAAGCCTTTAAGTTATGGTCAGTTGAAAAAAGATTACGAATCTCAATTAGAAGATTTTGAGTTGTTTTGGTATTCAAAGCAAATTATTGGGCTTCGTGAACATGGTCTTCTAGTGCTATAAAAAAAGCCGCATTGCAAATGCAATACGACTTTAATTTATTAATGATTGGTGAGGTTTAAGAGTATGTAAGCGTATAACCTGTTTCTGTGGTATACGATTCCGATAAAAGTGTGTCAACGAATATCCATTCAGATGTAACATCACTAGTTGTGAATGTTGTCATCATATATCCTCTTTTTGAGGCATCAAAATAATTTAATCCATCTATTAAAGCTATCAACGCTTCTTGAAAACCAGCAATTAATTCTGGCGAAGAGTTAGCGCCAAGATAGGTTTCAAAGCCTGGCGAACTAATAGAAGATGTGGCTAGTTCAATACCTACTTCTGTTCCGTTTTGTGCCTTTAAGGTGTTTTGCCAAGCATTATGTGTATCACCTGCGAAAGTGACTATTTTTTTACCGTTTAATCCTGCATAAATAATTTCACGGTCTATTGGGTATCCGTCCCAAGCATCAAGATTGTAGGGTATAGCGGTAGTTACCCTTGCTATTTCCTCGTTGGTCAGTGTTGGGTCGTTATTAAGCAATCTTAGTTTTATAGTCACCAACTCTGTCAATATAGTACCGAATTCAGGTAAGCCAAATGAGGTCAATAATTCTATAGGTATATACATTTGACCCATTAATACCTGTTGACCTAATACTTGCCATTTTGCCGCACTACTGTTTAATTCAGATAGTACCCAATCTCTTTGTGTTACTCCTAAAATAGAGCGTGAAGGGTCTGTCAATGCTGTTTGAAATGCTGCTGTATCAAAACCTGTAGCGGTTACATAATCTGTAATGTTTAATTGTTTGTCTCTGCCAATTAAACGGGTGTCCATTAAGATTAGGTTAACCAAGTTCCCAATATTTACTGAACGATAAATAATGCTATTATCATCTGCTGATATTCTTGAGAAAGGTAAAAACTCGCTATATGCCTGTAAAGCATTTTGTTTTCTTACTTCAAAACTACCTTCTGTGGCTTCATCATGGTTTTCTGCTCCTTCTTTATAAGTGTCATTGGCAATTTCATGATCGTCCCAAACACAAATGAACGGTTTCTTTTGGTGGGCTAATTGTAAAGCAGCATCTGATCTATATTGCTTGTATCTTGTTCTATAATCTTCTAAAGAAATAATTTCTCCTGCAGGTTCATGAAGACGGTTCAAGAAAGCGTTCTCTGCTGTAGATCCGTATCCGCCAGCGCCATATTCGTAGAAATAATCACCTAAATGTACAATGATATCTGCATCTGAATTTGCCATGGCATCGTACACATTAAAAAGACCTGCTTGGTAATTTGAACACGAACATACGGCTAATTTCGCCTGTGTAGCATCCGTAGGTAGTGTAATGGTTTCTCCCACAACAGAAATTGAGTTGTCGGTTGTACTAATAAATCTATAGTATAGTTTTTGGTCTGCATCTAGCTCTGTTAATTCAATTGACAAGGTGTTGTCCCTAGAACCTTCAGTTGTTATTTTGCCAGTGCGTAGAATACTGCTAAAACTACTCTCGGTAGCAACTTCCCAAATAATTTCAACATTTACGGTATTAAAACGAGTCCATATAATAACTCCAGAGCTACTTGGGTCAAAACTGGCCACGCCATAATTGAAATTTTGTACGGTAAGTAAAGCTTCATCATAGGCCACTTGTAAATCATCATCATCGCTACAGCTAATAAAATTCGGAGCTAGAATTAACCCTCCAGAAGCCATTAAAGTTTTTTGAATAAAATTTCTTCTTGTGTTTTTCGTCGTTTTCATCTGGTAATTTAGTTTCCTCAAAATTGTTTAAATTCTGAAGAATCAACGTTAGTTGAACTTTATGTTTATGTTATTGAAACTATAGGTGATTACAAGTCTGCTATTTTTCGAGATTTTAAATGAATTGGTTATGTTTGATTATTATACTAGGGTAGATGGAAGCTAGAATTGTAAATAGTAAAGAACGAAAATTGATTGGGCTTTCTCAAGAAATGAGTTTGGTCGATAATAGAACTTTTGAGCTTTGGAAGAATTTCAGAGCCCATAGTAAGAAAGTTTTAAATAGGTCGTCTAATGATTTTATCTCGTTACAAGAGTACCCTATAGACTATTTTCAAGTATTTTCTCCAGCTAAAAAGTTTGTAAAATGGGCTTGTGTTGAGGTTGTGAATTTTGATTCTGTTCCTGAAGAAATGAATAGGCTTGTTTTAGAGGCTGGCTTATATGCAGTATTCAGTTATAAAGGGACCGCGCAAAACGCGCAGGCATTTTTTCAATATATTTATGGGGAATGGATTCCTAAGTCTAAGTATAATTTAGATGACCGTCCACATTTTGAAGTGCTGGGTGCCAAGTACAAAAACAACGATCCAGATTCAGAAGAAGAAGTTTGGATTCCTATAAAAGCAAAATGAAAGACCCCGAAAAAGCGCCTTGGTATTATTTGTTGTTATTAATTTTAGCAGGGGAAAGTGTCTTTATTTTGCCCTTTGTTTTACAACGTGTTTTTAGACCTACGGTATTAAAAGTATTTGAACTTGATAATGTTTCGCTTGGGCTATGCTTTTCTGTGTATGGCTTTGTTGCCTTGGTTTCGTATTTACTAGGCGGGCCTATAGCTGATAAATTTCAACCCAGAAAATTAATAGCCATTGCTCTTTGGATGACTGCTTTAGGCGGTTTGGTTTTTGCCACATTCCCAGATTATTTAACCTTGCAGATTTTATATGGCTTCTGGGGTTTTACAACTATTTTCTTGTTTTGGTCACCTATGATAAAAGCTACACGAGTATGGGGCGGTAGTGGTTCTCAAGGTAAAGCTTTTGGTTTTTTAGATGGCGGCAGGGGATTGGTAGGTGCTCTTTTTGGCACTCTGGGTGTTCTTGTCTTTTCTCATTTTATGTCGGCAGATTTAGAAGTAGCTACGCTGCAAGAAAGTAGGTTTGCGTTTCGGTATGTAATTTTAACTTCTTCAGCTATAGTTTCTATCGTTGGTGTTCTGGTCTGGTTTTTTATGCGATTACCGGCAAGTCTTGAAAACGAAATCGTCGTAGAAAGAATCACCGTTTCTCAAATTAAAGATGTACTAGGTTTGCCTTCTGTTTTACTTTTAATGATTATAATTCTTTGTGCTTACGTAGGTTATAAAATTACCGATATTTTTTCTCTTTATGCACAAGATGTTATGTTGTACAATGAGGTAGAATCTGCAGAAGTAGGTACCTTTTTATTATTTGCAAGACCTATAGTAGGTATTTTTATTGGAGTGATAGCAGACCGCTCTAGACCAAGTCTGTTTTTATTATTAGGTTTTGTAGTAGCGCTTATTGGTTCTTTACTATTTGCATCAGGCATGGTTGCCGATGTTTCTTACTTCATGTTCTTATTCTCTATCATGATAGTGGCACTAGGGGTGTATGCCATTCGTTCTTTATATTTTGCGGTAATGCAGAGTGGTAAAATTCCTTTGGTGCTTACTG
This genomic interval carries:
- a CDS encoding GyrI-like domain-containing protein, coding for MEARIVNSKERKLIGLSQEMSLVDNRTFELWKNFRAHSKKVLNRSSNDFISLQEYPIDYFQVFSPAKKFVKWACVEVVNFDSVPEEMNRLVLEAGLYAVFSYKGTAQNAQAFFQYIYGEWIPKSKYNLDDRPHFEVLGAKYKNNDPDSEEEVWIPIKAK
- a CDS encoding alkaline phosphatase D family protein — encoded protein: MKTTKNTRRNFIQKTLMASGGLILAPNFISCSDDDDLQVAYDEALLTVQNFNYGVASFDPSSSGVIIWTRFNTVNVEIIWEVATESSFSSILRTGKITTEGSRDNTLSIELTELDADQKLYYRFISTTDNSISVVGETITLPTDATQAKLAVCSCSNYQAGLFNVYDAMANSDADIIVHLGDYFYEYGAGGYGSTAENAFLNRLHEPAGEIISLEDYRTRYKQYRSDAALQLAHQKKPFICVWDDHEIANDTYKEGAENHDEATEGSFEVRKQNALQAYSEFLPFSRISADDNSIIYRSVNIGNLVNLILMDTRLIGRDKQLNITDYVTATGFDTAAFQTALTDPSRSILGVTQRDWVLSELNSSAAKWQVLGQQVLMGQMYIPIELLTSFGLPEFGTILTELVTIKLRLLNNDPTLTNEEIARVTTAIPYNLDAWDGYPIDREIIYAGLNGKKIVTFAGDTHNAWQNTLKAQNGTEVGIELATSSISSPGFETYLGANSSPELIAGFQEALIALIDGLNYFDASKRGYMMTTFTTSDVTSEWIFVDTLLSESYTTETGYTLTYS
- a CDS encoding MFS transporter; the encoded protein is MKDPEKAPWYYLLLLILAGESVFILPFVLQRVFRPTVLKVFELDNVSLGLCFSVYGFVALVSYLLGGPIADKFQPRKLIAIALWMTALGGLVFATFPDYLTLQILYGFWGFTTIFLFWSPMIKATRVWGGSGSQGKAFGFLDGGRGLVGALFGTLGVLVFSHFMSADLEVATLQESRFAFRYVILTSSAIVSIVGVLVWFFMRLPASLENEIVVERITVSQIKDVLGLPSVLLLMIIILCAYVGYKITDIFSLYAQDVMLYNEVESAEVGTFLLFARPIVGIFIGVIADRSRPSLFLLLGFVVALIGSLLFASGMVADVSYFMFLFSIMIVALGVYAIRSLYFAVMQSGKIPLVLTGTAVGLISLIGYTPDIFAGPAMGYLLDASPGLTGHQHVFWMLAVFSFIGGIAAFRYFQLYGKPFNDESKKP